The Pseudomonadota bacterium nucleotide sequence GCATCTGGGAGCACTTTAAAAATCAGCGCGAAGAGCGTGGTGACTATCCCCGCGGAAACGACGAATGCGGTGATGCCCGCGGCCGCCTCCGAAATCGGAAACATGCCGCCAAAATATTTCATGAACGCCGCAAGTGCCGTGGTGAGCACGAGCGAGGTGAGCAGCAGGAAACCGATGACGAGCACCATGCCGAACGACAAGAGCCGCTCTTTCACAAAGCCGAGCAGGCCACTACTGCGGCGCGCTTTCACTTCCCAGATCGTATTCAGCGCATCTTTGAGCTGCCCGAAAACGCCCGACGCGCCGAGCAGCAGCGTCAGGAAGCCGATCGCGGTCGCCCATGCGCTATCGCTCGGCTTTGATGCGCTTTG carries:
- a CDS encoding YihY/virulence factor BrkB family protein, yielding MLGPDAVRGHLDDQLRGMMGPEAAKAVQSMVQSASKPSDSAWATAIGFLTLLLGASGVFGQLKDALNTIWEVKARRSSGLLGFVKERLLSFGMVLVIGFLLLTSLVLTTALAAFMKYFGGMFPISEAAAGITAFVVSAGIVTTLFALIFKVLPDANVSWRHVWIGAAVTALFFEIGKFLLGFYLGRQSTASSYGAAGSVVLVLL